The following coding sequences are from one Ochotona princeps isolate mOchPri1 chromosome 8, mOchPri1.hap1, whole genome shotgun sequence window:
- the RRM2 gene encoding ribonucleoside-diphosphate reductase subunit M2, with protein sequence MLSVRVPLATLADQQQLQLSPLKGLSLADKENTPPSLSGTRVLASKTARRIFQEPAEPKSAAAAAGEEEEPLLRENPRRFVIFPIEYHDIWQMYKKAEASFWTAEEVDLSKDIQHWEALKDEERYFISHVLAFFAASDGIVNENLVERFSQEVQITEARCFYGFQIAMENIHSEMYSLLIDTYIKDPKEREFLFNAIETMPCVKKKADWALRWIGDKEATYGERVVAFAAVEGIFFSGSFASIFWLKKRGLMPGLTFSNELISRDEGLHCDFACLMFKHLLHKPSEQRVREIIVNAVRIEQEFLTEALPVKLIGMNCTLMKQYIEFVADRLLLELGFNKIFRVENPFDFMENISLEGKTNFFEKRVGEYQRMGVMSSPSENSFTLDADF encoded by the exons atgCTCTCCGTACGCGTCCCGCTCGCCACCCTCGCtgaccagcagcagctgcagctgtcgCCGCTCAAAGGGCTCAGCCTGGCCGACAAGGAGAACACG CCCCCGTCCCTCAGCGGGACCCGCGTGCTGGCCAGCAAGACGGCCCGGAGGATCTTCCAGGAGCCCGCGGAGCCG AAATCGGCAGCTGCCGCGGCCGGCGAGGAGGAGGAGCCGCTGCTGCGGGAGAACCCCCGGCGCTTCGTCATCTTCCCCATCGAGTACCACGACATCTGGCAGATGTACAAGAAGGCCGAGGCGTCCTTCTGGACGGCCGAGGAG GTGGATTTGTCCAAGGACATTCAGCACTGGGAGGCCCTGAAGGACGAGGAGCGGTACTTCATCTCGCACGTCTTGGCTTTCTTCGCCGCCAGCGACGGCATAGTAAACGAAAACTTA GTGGAGCGGTTTAGCCAAGAAGTTCAGATCACCGAAGCCCGCTGCTTCTACGGCTTCCAAATTGCCAtggaaaacatacattcagaaatgTACAGCCTGCTTATCGACACTTACATTAAGGACCCCAAGGAAAG GGAATTCCTCTTTAACGCCATTGAGACGATGCCTTGTGTCAAGAAGAAGGCGGACTGGGCCTTGCGCTGGATTGGGGACAAAGAGGCGACCTATG GAGAACGGGTGGTAGCCTTCGCTGCGGTGGAAGGCATTTTCTTCTCCGGCTCCTTCGCGTCCATCTTCTGGCTCAAGAAGCGAGGCCTGATGCCTGGGCTCACTTTCTCCAATGAACTCATTAGCAGGGATGAG ggtctgcactgcGACTTCGCCTGCCTCATGTTCAAGCACCTGCTGCACAAGCCCTCCGagcagagggtgagagagatcATCGTCAACGCGGTGCGGATCGAGCAG GAGTTCCTCACGGAGGCTCTGCCCGTCAAGCTCATTGGCATGAACTGCACTCTGATGAAGCAGTACATCGAGTTCGTAGCGGacaggctgctgctggagctcgGCTTTAACAAG ATTTTCAGAGTAGAGaatccctttgacttcatggagaATATTTCACTGGAAGGGAAGACGAACTTCTTTGAAAAGCGGGTAGGCGAGTACCAGAGGATGGGGGTAATGTCGAGTCCATCGGAAAACTCCTTTACCTTGGACGCTGACTTCTAG